Proteins encoded within one genomic window of Gloeobacter kilaueensis JS1:
- a CDS encoding sensor histidine kinase, giving the protein MASAIGSPTAEKTLFERTRLRLALWYTGAMGAIVLAAACGFYLFFGEQQLSEVDRDLENLSQTLASSLEVGDGDADDLLVMRRRFERAPFAAEAQSGDFPAGYVRWYDFEGRLRLSFGQTPGHPPAPVLTQNLRTVSGRPDYRERTVPLVVEATTMGYLQVGLSLAPAQQRLHRVGVTLLVGVPLTLATVGLVGWWLAGLAIVPIEQSYTRLQQFTADAGHELRTPLAAIRANAQAALKQGVAADPLRTEERLRAIDRAGERLGTLVTDLLFLARSDHRQSGGSPQPFCGLGEILADLSEELAPVALAAGVGLYYRPPGETQVGLMADSDQIYRLFTNLITNAIKYTPSGGRVDIELQQASPRQALVTVRDTGIGIPPEHQAHIFERFYRVDTARSRAVGGNGLGLAICRAIVLAHGGSLELAESSPAGSTFAVRLPIAPLAAPAANLAPSAGT; this is encoded by the coding sequence ATGGCATCGGCTATCGGCTCACCCACTGCTGAAAAGACGCTCTTCGAGCGGACGCGCCTGCGGCTGGCGCTCTGGTACACCGGGGCGATGGGGGCGATCGTCCTGGCGGCGGCCTGCGGCTTTTATCTGTTCTTCGGCGAGCAACAGCTAAGCGAGGTGGACCGCGATCTCGAAAATCTCTCCCAGACTCTTGCCAGCAGCCTCGAAGTGGGCGACGGCGACGCGGACGATCTGCTGGTGATGCGCCGCCGCTTCGAGCGCGCCCCGTTTGCCGCCGAAGCGCAGAGCGGTGATTTTCCAGCTGGTTACGTGCGCTGGTACGACTTCGAGGGCAGGCTGCGGCTGTCCTTTGGCCAGACTCCCGGCCATCCCCCGGCTCCTGTCCTCACCCAGAATCTGCGCACCGTGAGCGGCAGGCCGGATTACCGCGAGCGCACCGTTCCACTGGTGGTCGAAGCGACGACGATGGGCTACCTGCAGGTCGGCCTCTCCCTCGCCCCGGCCCAGCAGCGCCTCCACCGAGTCGGGGTGACGCTGCTGGTGGGCGTGCCCCTCACCCTTGCCACCGTCGGGCTGGTGGGCTGGTGGCTGGCGGGGCTTGCGATCGTGCCGATCGAGCAGTCCTATACGCGGCTGCAGCAGTTTACTGCCGACGCCGGTCACGAGTTGCGCACACCGCTCGCCGCGATAAGAGCGAATGCTCAGGCAGCGCTCAAGCAGGGCGTCGCCGCCGATCCGCTGCGCACGGAGGAGCGATTGCGGGCGATCGACCGCGCTGGTGAACGCCTGGGGACGCTGGTCACCGATTTGTTGTTTCTGGCCCGCTCCGACCATCGCCAGTCCGGGGGTAGCCCGCAACCGTTCTGCGGCCTGGGTGAAATCCTGGCGGATCTAAGCGAAGAGCTGGCTCCGGTTGCCCTCGCCGCTGGGGTCGGCCTGTACTACCGCCCGCCGGGCGAGACCCAGGTAGGACTGATGGCCGACAGCGACCAGATCTACCGGCTTTTTACCAACTTGATCACCAACGCGATCAAGTACACCCCGAGCGGAGGCCGGGTCGATATCGAGCTGCAGCAGGCCAGTCCGCGCCAGGCGCTCGTCACCGTCCGCGACACCGGCATCGGCATCCCGCCGGAGCACCAGGCCCATATCTTCGAGCGCTTTTATCGGGTCGATACGGCCCGCAGCCGGGCGGTGGGCGGCAATGGTCTGGGCCTTGCCATCTGCCGGGCGATTGTGCTGGCCCACGGCGGCAGCCTCGAACTTGCCGAGAGTTCACCCGCCGGTTCGACCTTCGCCGTTCGTCTGCCGATCGCCCCGCTTGCTGCCCCAGCCGCAAATCTTGCTCCTTCTGCCGGCACCTAG
- the rppA gene encoding two-component system response regulator RppA, with protein MKLLLVEDEAELALPLKGVLEGEGYTVDWVADGQEGWQMHKAFSYDLIVLDWMVPGLSGVEFCRKLRSGGESLPVLMLTARDTPKDKVAGLDSGADDYLGKPFDLEELLARIRALRRRVPRFTGERLRYADLELDTRTLTAYRAGREIPLLRKEFQLLELLMRHSEQVLSREQILEHLWEAGAEPESNVVAAQVRLLRRKIDEGSSIPLIQTVYGIGYRLTHC; from the coding sequence ATGAAACTCTTGCTGGTCGAGGACGAAGCAGAACTGGCCCTGCCCCTCAAGGGGGTGCTGGAGGGCGAGGGCTACACCGTCGATTGGGTGGCCGACGGCCAGGAAGGCTGGCAGATGCATAAAGCTTTTTCTTATGACCTGATCGTGCTCGACTGGATGGTGCCGGGGCTATCGGGGGTCGAATTTTGCCGCAAGCTGCGCTCAGGCGGCGAATCGCTGCCGGTACTGATGCTCACCGCCCGCGACACGCCCAAGGACAAAGTGGCCGGCCTCGACAGTGGGGCAGACGACTACCTGGGCAAGCCCTTCGACCTCGAAGAACTGCTGGCGCGCATCCGGGCGCTGCGTCGCCGGGTACCGCGCTTTACGGGCGAAAGGCTGCGCTACGCAGACCTCGAACTCGACACGCGCACCCTCACCGCCTACCGCGCCGGGCGCGAGATTCCGCTTCTGCGCAAAGAATTTCAGTTGCTCGAACTGCTGATGCGCCACAGCGAGCAGGTGCTCAGCCGCGAACAGATCCTCGAACATCTCTGGGAGGCGGGGGCAGAGCCGGAGAGCAACGTCGTCGCTGCCCAGGTGCGCCTTTTGCGGCGCAAAATCGATGAAGGTTCTTCGATCCCCCTCATCCAGACGGTCTATGGCATCGGCTATCGGCTCACCCACTGCTGA
- a CDS encoding efflux RND transporter periplasmic adaptor subunit yields the protein MVVALLLGSCAASKPESSAPAGGEQAAAATAPGTIALTEQMEKRAGIQVTTAQKRPLVNRSLFSSTIEAPTDRSGVVTASVQGVVTRVLADVGQTVARGQTLAYISTPMLAEAQAGYFSAVAKVQEAHAQVQLTDSRVQLARADYERESALYKKGISAQREQQAALARLDGTLSELAAAKSTEAAARSSLQAARARLNALRQATGSSITDELALKSPVSGIVVSRMIQPGQVVNPATAGTSNAEDHLFTITSLAEVWAMLEVPQSEVAGLKLGAPVQFTSEVAPGEAFKGRIIRLGETFDPQARTASVRVAIANPHGTLKPGMLVLAQAISGGSARPVLAVPTAAIQQIDGKDVVFVRTAPHRYRQQPVVLGERNAQLTQIVSGLTAGTEVVSDGSFVLKSEALKATLEGE from the coding sequence ATGGTTGTGGCGCTGTTGCTCGGCAGTTGTGCCGCTTCCAAACCCGAATCGAGCGCCCCGGCAGGCGGTGAGCAGGCGGCAGCGGCCACCGCGCCCGGTACGATTGCCCTTACCGAACAGATGGAAAAGCGGGCCGGTATCCAGGTGACAACCGCTCAGAAGCGCCCGCTCGTCAACCGCTCGCTCTTCTCCTCGACGATCGAAGCACCCACCGATCGCTCCGGCGTCGTCACCGCTTCGGTGCAGGGGGTCGTCACCCGCGTGCTCGCCGACGTGGGCCAGACGGTCGCGCGGGGTCAGACTCTCGCCTACATCAGTACCCCGATGCTGGCGGAGGCTCAGGCAGGCTACTTTTCGGCGGTGGCCAAAGTCCAGGAGGCCCACGCCCAGGTGCAGCTCACCGACAGCCGGGTGCAACTGGCCCGCGCCGATTACGAGCGCGAGAGCGCTCTCTACAAAAAAGGGATCAGTGCGCAGCGCGAGCAGCAGGCGGCCTTGGCCAGGCTCGACGGCACCCTCTCAGAACTGGCGGCGGCAAAATCGACCGAGGCGGCGGCCCGTTCCAGCCTGCAGGCGGCCCGCGCGCGTTTGAACGCCCTGCGCCAGGCCACCGGCAGCAGCATCACCGACGAACTTGCCCTTAAAAGTCCGGTCAGCGGCATCGTCGTCTCCCGGATGATCCAGCCAGGCCAGGTGGTCAACCCGGCCACCGCCGGAACCAGCAACGCCGAGGACCATCTGTTTACGATTACAAGCCTCGCCGAAGTCTGGGCAATGCTCGAAGTGCCCCAATCGGAGGTGGCGGGCCTCAAGCTCGGCGCGCCGGTGCAATTTACGAGCGAAGTCGCCCCCGGCGAAGCGTTCAAAGGCCGGATCATCCGGCTGGGTGAAACCTTCGATCCCCAGGCGCGTACGGCCAGTGTCCGCGTCGCCATCGCCAACCCGCACGGTACTCTCAAGCCGGGAATGCTCGTGCTCGCCCAGGCGATCTCCGGCGGCAGTGCCCGGCCAGTGCTGGCGGTGCCCACCGCCGCCATCCAGCAGATAGACGGCAAGGACGTGGTCTTTGTGCGCACCGCACCCCACCGCTACCGCCAGCAACCGGTGGTGCTGGGCGAGCGCAACGCTCAGCTTACCCAGATCGTCTCCGGTCTTACGGCGGGTACCGAAGTGGTGAGCGACGGCTCCTTCGTCCTCAAATCGGAAGCCCTCAAGGCCACCCTGGAGGGCGAGTAA